ATTTGGTTCTGAATGAGAGCATAACAAGCCTAGTTTCAACACCAATTCTGCTTCCTCTTTCACATACTCAGCACCCAGCTTTTGATCAACCGCTTGGAGAATATCCCCTTCTTTCCAGAACAAAAATACCCAATCAACCAAAATGATACTCTCTTCTGGTACTGCTCGGGGATCTATTGGCCTTCTTCCACATGCAACCTCTAGCAAAAAGGCCCCAAAAGCATATACATCAGTCTTCGTTGTGGCCCTCCCTGTCCTACTACACTCAGGGGCAAGGTACCCAAAAGATCCCGCTACATGGGTGCTTTGAGGCAGAGTTCCATGATCGTATAGCCTTGCCAGGCCAAAATCTCCTAATCTTCCATTCAGTTCAGCATCCAACAATACATTACTGGCTTTTACATCTCTGTGGATCACAACTTTCTCCCATTCTTCATGTAGATAAAATAACCCTGATGCTACACCTTTGATGACTCGCAATCTTTGGCTCCAGCTGAGGATATACTTGGGCTGGTTATACAAAAATTTATCTAGACTACCATTGGGCATGAACTCGTATACCAAAAGTAACTCTCCTTTACGCCGACAATAACCCAAGAATGGTACTAAATTTCTATTGCGTAAGCGACCAATACTGATGATTTCTGCAACAAATTCTCTCATTCCCTGTCTTCCTTGATGAGAGACCTTCTTGACAGCAACCTCAACCTTGTTTGTTGTCAAAATGCCTTTGTAGACCCTGCCAAATCCGCCTTCTCCCAACAGCTCTTTTTCTCTGAACCCCTCGGTGGCAATGTATAAATCCTTATACTTGAACCTGTGAGGTCCATAAGCAAGCTCCCATTCTTCCAGCACTTCTGCAAACTTCCACTTTCTCCATAGATAATAAGCTACTCCAGATGTTAGTATTATCAACATAAGTACAAAAATCAGGGGCAATCCCATGGTGAAAATTTTAGACACTTTCTTATGTCCAATCCGAGGTAGCTTGGGGAGCCGAGAGAGATCAAGAGCTTGTGCAACGCCATTCATCCTGAAGCTCCATCCAAGTATAAAATTAGTTATTCCTGTTTTGAGTGGACTAGAGACTGCCGAAAAGCCAACATACATGGTCTGCTGTAAAATTGGCGAAAGATCATATTTCAAAGACAAAAGAGGAGTATGTGGTTTAGCAGCCTCCATTGGAGCTAATGTTACATCGATTCTCCTCTCCACCCCGTCGTATTCCACCCAAAGCTGCATCGGTTGACCGCTGATGAGAGTTAAGTTGTCAAATGAACTTTTGTTATTA
This genomic stretch from Coffea eugenioides isolate CCC68of unplaced genomic scaffold, Ceug_1.0 ScVebR1_3310;HRSCAF=4504, whole genome shotgun sequence harbors:
- the LOC113757782 gene encoding L-type lectin-domain containing receptor kinase IV.1-like, whose protein sequence is MSLKPVTAVVAYFLVHIAVAAAASDDVGFIYQGFQSSNLSLDGLATVTKNGLLRVTNSTILQTGYAFYPNPINFKTTPNSSAFSFSTQFVFAIVPDVPGVTGTGMAFAIAPRRKLAQVPSYPLLGLFDTNTNGNQTNHVFAVELDIYQDQDIEDINDNHVGIDIYSVISKASAPASYQANNKSSFDNLTLISGQPMQLWVEYDGVERRIDVTLAPMEAAKPHTPLLSLKYDLSPILQQTMYVGFSAVSSPLKTGITNFILGWSFRMNGVAQALDLSRLPKLPRIGHKKVSKIFTMGLPLIFVLMLIILTSGVAYYLWRKWKFAEVLEEWELAYGPHRFKYKDLYIATEGFREKELLGEGGFGRVYKGILTTNKVEVAVKKVSHQGRQGMREFVAEIISIGRLRNRNLVPFLGYCRRKGELLLVYEFMPNGSLDKFLYNQPKYILSWSQRLRVIKGVASGLFYLHEEWEKVVIHRDVKASNVLLDAELNGRLGDFGLARLYDHGTLPQSTHVAGSFGYLAPECSRTGRATTKTDVYAFGAFLLEVACGRRPIDPRAVPEESIILVDWVFLFWKEGDILQAVDQKLGAEYVKEEAELVLKLGLLCSHSEPNLRPSMRQFLLYLEGSVALPDLSSLAMRGSAVGFDVSTEKCFSHSVADYLLSDGR